The Gemmatimonadota bacterium genome has a segment encoding these proteins:
- the frr gene encoding ribosome recycling factor, with protein sequence MSEARQHMQAAVDAMRREFNSVRTGKASPALLDTVRVDAYGSKMPLNQVATVNVPEPRLLLVQPWDKSLIGEVERGILSAQLGLNPANDGNVIRVPIPQLNEERRRDLVRMLHKVAEEGRVSVRHARHEANKDVKRREHEHEISEDHARRELDEIQKLTDEHIAKLDELLQGKEEEVMEV encoded by the coding sequence ATGAGCGAAGCGCGCCAACACATGCAGGCTGCGGTCGATGCCATGCGCAGGGAGTTCAACTCGGTACGCACCGGCAAGGCTTCTCCGGCGCTCCTGGACACCGTCCGGGTGGACGCCTACGGCTCCAAGATGCCGCTGAATCAGGTCGCCACGGTGAACGTCCCCGAGCCGCGACTCCTGCTCGTGCAGCCCTGGGACAAGAGCCTGATCGGCGAGGTGGAGAGGGGCATCCTGTCCGCGCAACTGGGGCTCAACCCGGCCAACGACGGTAACGTGATTCGCGTGCCGATACCGCAGCTCAACGAGGAGCGGCGCAGGGACCTGGTGCGGATGCTCCACAAGGTCGCCGAAGAGGGACGCGTGTCCGTGAGGCACGCGCGCCACGAGGCGAACAAGGACGTCAAGCGGCGCGAGCACGAGCACGAGATCAGCGAGGACCACGCGCGCCGGGAGTTGGACGAGATCCAGAAGCTCACCGACGAACACATCGCCAAGCTCGACGAGCTCCTCCAGGGCAAGGAGGAGGAGGTGATGGAGGTCTAG
- a CDS encoding phosphatidate cytidylyltransferase, which produces MSRRSELAQRLIVAGIGIPLAVGILYAGGWLMAGVLAAVAAAVAREFLLLAERVGSRPFVGAGAALAGAYVLLAGSAPHDPAGLAWRYWALTVAATLALFLATIWLRGPDGGPAGAASTTLAGGLLAGATLAFLVHLRYLPTPSEADPAAVGAALAAYPMTVAWMNDTFAFFGGRRWGRRKLIPSVSPGKTVAGAVSGVVGGALVSALFAMLLLDAWLGVRLGVAEAVTFGVVIAAFGQSGDLAESVLKRSAGVKDSGTLLPGHGGAFDRLDSILVTAPVAYLLLVLLLPAG; this is translated from the coding sequence GTGAGTCGCCGCAGCGAGTTGGCGCAGCGCCTGATCGTGGCGGGCATAGGGATCCCGCTCGCCGTCGGCATCCTGTACGCCGGCGGCTGGCTCATGGCCGGGGTGCTCGCCGCCGTGGCGGCCGCCGTAGCTCGCGAATTCCTGCTGCTCGCCGAGCGCGTCGGGTCGCGGCCGTTCGTGGGCGCGGGGGCCGCGCTCGCGGGGGCCTACGTGCTACTGGCCGGGAGCGCGCCCCACGACCCCGCGGGCCTGGCGTGGCGCTACTGGGCGCTCACCGTCGCGGCGACGCTGGCGCTCTTCCTGGCGACGATCTGGCTGCGGGGCCCGGACGGCGGACCGGCGGGGGCGGCGTCCACCACTCTGGCCGGCGGGTTGCTCGCGGGCGCGACGCTGGCGTTCCTGGTGCACCTGCGTTACCTGCCCACGCCGAGCGAGGCCGACCCGGCCGCCGTGGGCGCCGCGCTCGCCGCCTATCCCATGACCGTCGCCTGGATGAACGACACGTTCGCGTTCTTCGGCGGGCGGCGCTGGGGTCGGCGCAAGCTGATCCCCTCGGTGAGCCCCGGCAAAACCGTCGCGGGTGCCGTCTCCGGCGTCGTCGGGGGAGCGTTGGTGTCCGCGCTGTTCGCCATGCTGCTCCTGGACGCCTGGCTCGGCGTGCGCCTCGGCGTCGCCGAGGCGGTGACGTTCGGGGTGGTCATCGCGGCGTTCGGACAGTCCGGGGATCTGGCCGAGTCGGTACTCAAGCGCTCGGCCGGTGTAAAGGATTCCGGAACGCTGCTGCCGGGCCACGGCGGCGCGTTCGATAGACTGGACTCGATCCTCGTCACGGCGCCCGTCGCCTATCTTCTGCTCGTTCTGTTGCTGCCCGCCGGGTAG